One genomic segment of Clostridium saccharoperbutylacetonicum N1-4(HMT) includes these proteins:
- a CDS encoding DUF6138 family protein, producing the protein MDIGQIISADILKAFELLFESLGKTIAPMDIERAFKKSDLRVGIYDSVEFDYNMGRIEIFLDELSYSSADVKYLGNDAIKLITKDQLINEVIPVLQEKLKNKMKTLKADKRFDYKYIIKGTFRIQEGKTELTVLEYINNEKKEALANKIEKYIENNIVNGVYPTKESDIFFLCRYILDAKLFNKIEAEYVIKIFNKIFELNAKNTNSLESSRQHIIYSLEQWIKNNFFREERIYGFEKSELLIYAAILILKYEPAYCRDTALKFLQKAKELGNKNAVNIIKIGTGKFIKEDIMYEDDDLKFTANDAFAEIRITIKNEIESSYSKSLDLIINLLQKDFPASYKIILKSQNKNLLPIKKIGKSKTQIFFANALAYPELYPKIEKYVRCAIIKDYEWYSDVEAEKCCRPGTYGAFGLGLLSKKYYNLIIDYMDKVDNEHQSVQSHFTEAFIEKHGVNAETIPVLIKCLLACYDEKPFKKLETIETCETLEILIEELKVLKPYEIEHVVFFIWGGIDKLSNKLKKKTDINKYYERIIELCKRCCTNLKNTF; encoded by the coding sequence ATGGATATAGGACAAATCATAAGTGCTGATATTTTAAAAGCTTTTGAGTTACTGTTTGAAAGTTTAGGAAAGACTATAGCACCTATGGATATAGAAAGAGCTTTTAAGAAAAGTGATTTAAGAGTTGGTATCTATGATTCAGTAGAATTTGATTATAACATGGGAAGAATTGAAATATTTTTAGATGAATTAAGTTATTCTAGTGCAGATGTAAAGTACTTAGGAAATGACGCAATAAAATTAATTACAAAAGACCAGCTAATAAATGAAGTAATACCAGTTTTACAAGAAAAATTGAAAAATAAAATGAAAACCTTAAAAGCTGATAAGAGGTTTGATTATAAATATATAATAAAAGGAACTTTTCGAATACAAGAAGGAAAAACAGAATTGACTGTTTTAGAGTACATTAATAATGAAAAAAAGGAAGCTTTAGCAAATAAAATTGAAAAATATATTGAAAATAATATAGTAAATGGCGTTTATCCAACTAAAGAAAGTGATATATTTTTTCTATGTAGATACATATTGGATGCTAAGCTATTTAATAAAATAGAAGCAGAGTATGTCATTAAAATATTTAATAAAATATTTGAGCTAAATGCTAAAAATACAAATAGCTTGGAGAGTAGCAGGCAACATATAATTTATTCTCTTGAACAATGGATAAAGAATAATTTTTTTAGAGAAGAAAGAATATATGGTTTTGAAAAGAGTGAATTGTTAATTTATGCAGCAATTTTAATATTAAAATATGAACCTGCATATTGCAGAGATACTGCTTTGAAATTTTTACAAAAAGCAAAAGAACTAGGCAATAAGAATGCAGTTAATATTATAAAAATTGGAACAGGGAAATTTATCAAGGAAGATATTATGTATGAAGATGATGATTTGAAATTCACGGCTAATGATGCTTTTGCAGAAATAAGGATTACAATAAAAAATGAAATAGAGTCAAGTTATTCAAAATCATTAGATTTAATAATCAATTTGTTGCAAAAAGATTTCCCAGCAAGTTATAAAATAATTTTAAAATCTCAAAATAAAAATTTACTTCCAATAAAGAAAATTGGTAAATCAAAAACTCAAATATTTTTTGCTAATGCCTTAGCTTATCCAGAACTTTATCCTAAAATAGAGAAATATGTTAGGTGTGCAATAATTAAGGACTATGAATGGTATTCAGATGTTGAGGCAGAAAAATGCTGCAGACCTGGAACTTATGGAGCATTTGGCTTGGGTTTATTAAGCAAAAAGTATTATAACTTGATAATAGACTATATGGACAAGGTTGATAATGAGCATCAGTCAGTTCAAAGTCATTTTACAGAAGCGTTTATAGAAAAGCATGGAGTTAATGCTGAAACTATTCCTGTACTTATAAAATGTTTACTTGCATGTTATGATGAAAAGCCTTTTAAAAAATTAGAAACTATTGAAACTTGTGAAACCTTAGAAATTTTAATAGAAGAACTTAAAGTTTTAAAACCTTATGAAATTGAACATGTTGTTTTCTTTATATGGGGAGGAATTGATAAGTTATCAAATAAACTAAAAAAGAAAACAGATATAAATAAGTATTATGAAAGGATTATTGAGCTTTGTAAAAGGTGTTGCACCAATCTAAAAAATACATTTTAA
- a CDS encoding ketopantoate reductase family protein has product MDNKKVCVVGMGGVGGYVGCILAKHFDNVYFFARGKRLESIKQNGLKLCSNAHGETVIHPKMASDNAEEMGAMDYIFLCVKNFSLEQVCAEILPMINENTVIIPLLNGVGISEEARRLIGKGTIIDGLVYIISGSDKDFVIHHTSSYCNIHIGCEVKKNLEDSILLEVQKLLQSEEITCIIEKDIIAAIWEKYILNCAFNVITAYYNATIGELRKNENAIMQVKLLLNEACKVARELKINIDDNLEEIHFNRIMYKQSDQATSSLQRDMEAGRQSELEVFSGKLLQLAASCEIKIPTTEFFYEELKKKC; this is encoded by the coding sequence ATGGATAATAAAAAGGTTTGCGTTGTTGGAATGGGCGGAGTTGGAGGATATGTTGGCTGCATACTTGCAAAGCATTTTGACAATGTATACTTCTTTGCAAGAGGTAAACGTCTAGAATCAATAAAACAAAATGGACTAAAATTATGTAGTAATGCTCATGGAGAGACAGTGATACATCCTAAAATGGCAAGTGACAATGCTGAAGAAATGGGGGCTATGGACTATATTTTTCTTTGTGTGAAAAATTTCTCATTGGAACAGGTATGTGCTGAAATATTGCCAATGATTAATGAGAATACTGTAATCATTCCTTTGCTTAATGGTGTTGGAATTTCAGAGGAAGCCCGTAGATTAATAGGGAAAGGCACTATTATTGATGGTTTAGTTTATATTATATCAGGATCGGATAAAGATTTTGTAATACATCATACCAGTTCATATTGTAATATTCATATAGGTTGTGAAGTAAAGAAGAACCTTGAAGATAGTATCCTATTAGAAGTTCAAAAACTTTTACAAAGTGAAGAGATTACCTGCATAATAGAAAAGGATATAATAGCTGCTATATGGGAAAAGTACATATTAAACTGTGCGTTTAATGTTATAACAGCTTATTATAATGCAACAATTGGAGAGCTTAGAAAAAATGAAAATGCAATCATGCAAGTGAAATTACTCCTTAATGAAGCTTGTAAGGTAGCTCGAGAGTTAAAAATTAACATTGATGATAATTTAGAAGAAATCCATTTTAATCGTATAATGTACAAACAGTCTGACCAAGCAACAAGTTCTTTACAGAGAGATATGGAAGCAGGCAGACAAAGTGAATTAGAAGTATTCTCAGGAAAATTACTTCAACTAGCAGCAAGCTGTGAAATAAAAATTCCTACGACAGAATTTTTCTATGAGGAATTAAAAAAGAAGTGTTAA
- a CDS encoding DUF4132 domain-containing protein, with amino-acid sequence MYFDKEKEEIIFSYLKEIIEKNSSDKDIALAKEISENINPPYRELEKKADSLKVLLWDESIKAIEEVFEGENYKKIELLLQEDYAELGKVIWDNATKYPYSIGYCRRSYRTKKSSQLYLNKNIEKLKELVYLKASGFSLVKYFENNKEKYRGIDVIGDLIAVELDRDNNEVLEKIKEVIYSDNNTSIITREIIRGLLMSENEEAHRILGELLLAAKLQEGLRQVIVENLDEGSKKAFMYILKLIIDNNLIRFSSVVRGFSVWTGLYLEAEKPKLILKCFEAAYSVLKDKEYQKECLASDDNILLYTGIWSVAFDELEDVKELLNELLHGKVKYKKLAALQFLSQIQFETYKHKIACEMLEEEDLEVVGSALKNIFTGISTYSLIYNKHLIEPYADLGEAYYGMELFNKLKTVLDNMPKKEVIFKESLFPWISFELTKTELMDNMLLAVSMSYNDEILDVLVDYKDKMSVQTREVFVKKFLKKPGNLKQRNALIEACGDRGQSVREAAFKNINAIELNKEDCVYIEDLLKYKSGDLRKNAIKLLLKQSNEELIKSINNLINSKDENKKLAAIDIVNAIEGDTNHKTIFEESLKAVAAMEDVLQKGKLLTENIGNDQKEVKNLNNGFGLYDPSKDYEPIEIENNNFDIQSKFCSTEEEIIKIVNTFSELIDKNRDLEYETTRWDGNKEMITLGGSYYLQPFNTESRKLNNFPLADEIRTAARNNGLDSWKLLELNFYMRAVHYRAYSGNSKWYVEFLELNFNYGIVYKLSKSIEKIKYYQLIKDYIILLVDDIPQDEIFEISKTITEYIYTKVPKHRHIEEYSQGGYYNNGTRIKAYFSAASEINNWLYLLKNNSETDEKFKEYFNIAYNYYKASEYNVAGSLEIYDFGRALDIGLIDDNEALKEIMGRPNSSQNIGLLTSVHKYHRERVLKYGKLLELADKAVEVICEIEVNRGELDTEVSLLASKVGKCYGVNIFASIILASEKDTYIRGYNFVSGDCTKKQILSHLLKCCYPKAYETAETLKKFLKGKKVTSKQLIEAAMYSPGWLDIVAEYLGYEGLKSACWYFHAHVNDYFSDEKTAIVARYTPITVEDLKDGAFDQEWFKEAYETLGEKNFKVVYDSAKYIAGGALHKRSQLFADATLGKLDLEEVKNRVKDKRNKDYLLTYGLIPVKNKEDVLERYEYIQEFIKESKKFGAQRQASEKRSGSIALLNLARNAGFSDSNRLIWNMETLKIQSVLEYLKPKAIDEVEVQLVIDEFGQADVACIKGGKALKNIPAKLKKNEYILEINQLKKDLKDQYSRARKSFEDAMENGEIFKGGELIEFCKNPVLAPIIKSLVFKTNAFIGYLQENSLVNYKNEILKLKEEDDITIAHPLHLYEAEVWRDYQKDIFEKKIVQPFKQVFRELYLPNKDELKEQTLSRRYAGHQVQPKKTLALLKTRGWMASDEEGLQKVYYKENIIATIYALADWFSPADIESPTIEFVRFEDRKTYKPLNLEEVSKLIFSEVMRDLDLVVSVAYVGGVDPEVSMSTIEVRTAIVEEILKLMKLSNVKLKGTHAHISGVHGEYTVHLGSGVVHKLGSGAINIIPIHSGQRGKLFLPFIDSDPKSAEIISKIAILAEDNKLKDPSILEQIV; translated from the coding sequence ATGTATTTCGATAAGGAAAAAGAAGAAATTATTTTTAGTTATTTAAAAGAAATTATAGAAAAAAACTCTTCTGATAAGGATATAGCTCTAGCTAAAGAAATTTCAGAAAATATTAATCCACCATATAGAGAACTTGAAAAAAAAGCTGACAGCTTAAAAGTGCTTTTATGGGATGAAAGTATAAAGGCTATTGAAGAGGTATTTGAGGGGGAAAATTACAAAAAAATAGAGTTATTGCTTCAGGAAGATTATGCAGAGCTTGGTAAAGTAATTTGGGATAATGCAACTAAATATCCGTATTCTATTGGTTATTGCAGAAGATCTTACAGAACTAAAAAATCTTCACAGCTATATCTAAACAAAAACATTGAAAAGCTAAAGGAACTTGTATACTTAAAGGCTTCTGGTTTTTCTTTAGTTAAATATTTTGAAAATAACAAGGAAAAGTATAGGGGGATAGATGTTATTGGAGACCTTATAGCTGTTGAACTTGATAGGGATAATAATGAGGTTTTAGAGAAAATAAAAGAAGTGATTTATAGTGATAATAACACTTCAATAATAACTAGGGAAATAATAAGAGGATTATTAATGAGTGAAAATGAAGAAGCTCATAGAATCCTTGGAGAGCTTTTACTTGCAGCAAAACTACAAGAGGGTTTAAGGCAGGTTATAGTTGAAAACTTAGATGAAGGTTCTAAGAAAGCCTTTATGTACATATTAAAACTTATAATAGACAATAATTTAATTAGATTTTCTTCTGTAGTGAGAGGTTTTAGTGTATGGACAGGATTATATTTAGAAGCTGAGAAACCAAAGCTCATATTAAAATGCTTTGAAGCTGCATATAGTGTATTAAAGGATAAAGAATACCAAAAGGAGTGCTTAGCTTCAGATGACAATATACTTTTATATACAGGCATTTGGTCTGTTGCCTTTGATGAACTTGAAGATGTAAAAGAGCTGTTAAATGAACTCTTACATGGAAAGGTAAAATATAAGAAGTTAGCGGCATTGCAGTTTTTAAGTCAAATTCAATTTGAAACCTATAAGCATAAAATTGCTTGTGAAATGTTAGAGGAGGAAGATTTAGAAGTTGTAGGTTCAGCTTTGAAAAATATATTTACAGGTATAAGTACTTATAGTTTGATTTATAATAAACATTTAATTGAACCTTATGCTGATTTAGGAGAAGCCTATTATGGAATGGAACTTTTCAATAAATTGAAAACAGTTCTTGATAATATGCCTAAAAAGGAAGTAATCTTTAAGGAATCCTTATTTCCATGGATAAGCTTTGAACTTACAAAAACAGAGCTAATGGATAATATGCTTTTAGCTGTTAGTATGAGTTATAATGATGAAATTCTTGATGTATTGGTTGATTATAAAGATAAGATGAGTGTTCAGACAAGAGAAGTTTTTGTGAAAAAATTTTTAAAGAAGCCTGGAAATCTTAAGCAAAGGAATGCTCTAATAGAAGCTTGTGGAGATAGAGGTCAATCTGTTAGAGAAGCAGCTTTTAAGAATATTAATGCTATAGAATTGAACAAAGAAGATTGTGTATATATAGAAGATTTACTTAAATATAAATCTGGAGATTTGAGAAAAAATGCAATAAAGCTATTATTAAAACAATCTAATGAGGAATTAATTAAAAGTATTAATAATCTCATAAATAGTAAAGATGAAAATAAAAAACTAGCTGCTATAGATATTGTAAATGCTATTGAAGGGGATACAAACCATAAAACTATATTTGAAGAGAGCTTAAAAGCCGTGGCTGCAATGGAGGATGTATTGCAGAAAGGTAAACTGCTTACGGAAAACATAGGTAATGACCAAAAAGAAGTGAAAAATTTAAATAACGGTTTTGGATTATATGATCCATCAAAAGATTACGAACCTATAGAAATTGAAAATAATAATTTTGATATTCAAAGTAAGTTCTGTTCTACAGAGGAGGAAATTATTAAGATAGTTAATACTTTCAGTGAGCTAATAGATAAAAACAGAGACTTAGAATATGAAACAACACGCTGGGATGGAAATAAAGAGATGATTACCTTAGGAGGTTCTTATTATCTTCAGCCTTTTAACACAGAAAGTAGAAAATTAAACAATTTTCCTTTAGCAGATGAAATTAGGACAGCAGCAAGGAATAATGGTTTAGATTCTTGGAAGCTTTTAGAGTTGAATTTTTATATGAGGGCAGTTCACTATAGAGCATATTCTGGAAATAGCAAATGGTATGTTGAGTTTCTAGAGCTGAATTTTAATTATGGGATAGTGTATAAACTTAGTAAAAGTATTGAAAAAATAAAATACTATCAGCTTATAAAAGATTACATTATCTTATTGGTGGATGATATACCACAGGACGAAATCTTTGAAATCAGCAAAACAATAACAGAATATATATATACGAAAGTTCCAAAGCATAGACATATTGAAGAATATTCACAGGGAGGCTACTATAATAACGGTACTAGAATAAAAGCGTATTTTTCAGCAGCAAGTGAAATTAATAATTGGCTTTACCTTTTAAAAAACAACTCAGAAACTGATGAAAAGTTTAAGGAGTATTTTAATATAGCCTATAATTATTATAAAGCTAGTGAGTATAATGTTGCAGGAAGCCTAGAAATCTATGATTTTGGAAGGGCTTTAGATATTGGGCTTATAGATGACAATGAAGCTTTAAAAGAAATTATGGGAAGACCTAATAGTAGTCAAAATATTGGATTATTAACTAGTGTACACAAATATCATAGAGAAAGAGTTTTAAAATATGGAAAGTTATTAGAACTTGCGGATAAGGCGGTAGAAGTTATATGTGAAATAGAAGTAAATAGGGGAGAATTAGATACAGAAGTATCACTATTAGCTTCTAAAGTAGGAAAATGCTATGGAGTAAACATTTTTGCTTCAATAATATTAGCATCAGAGAAAGACACTTATATTAGAGGCTATAATTTTGTGAGTGGAGATTGTACTAAGAAACAAATCTTAAGCCATTTATTAAAATGTTGCTATCCAAAAGCTTATGAAACAGCAGAAACTTTAAAGAAGTTCTTAAAGGGCAAAAAGGTAACCAGCAAACAACTGATTGAAGCGGCTATGTATTCACCTGGCTGGTTAGACATAGTAGCTGAATATTTAGGCTATGAAGGACTGAAATCTGCTTGTTGGTACTTCCACGCTCACGTTAATGATTATTTTTCAGATGAAAAAACTGCTATTGTGGCAAGGTATACACCAATAACAGTTGAAGACTTAAAGGATGGAGCCTTTGATCAGGAATGGTTTAAAGAAGCATATGAAACTCTTGGAGAAAAGAATTTTAAGGTGGTTTACGATAGTGCAAAATATATTGCAGGTGGTGCACTACATAAAAGATCTCAGCTTTTTGCAGATGCAACACTCGGAAAACTTGATTTAGAAGAAGTTAAAAATAGAGTTAAGGATAAGAGAAATAAGGATTATTTACTTACTTATGGATTAATTCCAGTTAAAAATAAAGAAGATGTATTAGAGAGATATGAATACATTCAGGAATTTATTAAGGAAAGTAAGAAGTTTGGAGCACAAAGACAAGCAAGTGAAAAGAGAAGTGGAAGTATAGCATTACTTAACTTAGCTAGAAATGCTGGATTTTCGGATTCAAATAGATTAATTTGGAATATGGAAACTTTAAAAATTCAAAGTGTACTAGAATATTTGAAGCCAAAAGCAATTGACGAAGTTGAAGTTCAGCTTGTGATTGATGAATTTGGGCAAGCAGATGTGGCTTGTATTAAAGGAGGAAAAGCATTAAAGAACATACCAGCAAAGCTTAAGAAAAATGAATATATATTGGAAATAAATCAATTAAAGAAGGATCTAAAGGATCAATATTCAAGGGCAAGAAAAAGTTTTGAAGATGCCATGGAAAATGGAGAGATATTTAAAGGTGGAGAGCTTATTGAGTTCTGTAAAAATCCAGTATTAGCACCAATAATAAAAAGTCTTGTTTTTAAAACTAATGCTTTTATAGGATATTTACAAGAAAATAGCTTAGTAAATTATAAAAATGAAATACTTAAGTTAAAAGAAGAAGATGATATTACAATTGCTCATCCACTTCATTTATATGAAGCTGAAGTTTGGAGAGATTATCAAAAGGATATATTTGAAAAGAAAATTGTGCAGCCTTTTAAACAGGTATTTAGAGAACTTTACTTGCCAAATAAAGATGAACTAAAGGAACAGACTTTATCGAGAAGATATGCAGGTCATCAAGTGCAGCCTAAAAAGACTTTGGCACTTTTAAAGACTAGGGGCTGGATGGCGAGTGATGAAGAAGGATTACAAAAGGTATATTATAAAGAAAATATAATAGCAACTATATATGCCTTAGCAGATTGGTTTTCACCTGCAGATATTGAGTCACCTACAATTGAATTTGTAAGATTTGAAGATAGAAAAACCTACAAGCCTTTAAACTTAGAAGAAGTATCAAAATTGATTTTCTCAGAGGTAATGAGGGATTTAGATTTAGTTGTAAGTGTTGCTTATGTTGGAGGAGTAGATCCAGAAGTAAGCATGTCAACTATTGAAGTTAGAACAGCAATTGTTGAGGAGATCTTAAAACTAATGAAGTTAAGCAATGTTAAGCTAAAAGGAACTCATGCTCATATTTCAGGAGTTCATGGTGAATATACTGTTCACTTAGGAAGCGGTGTGGTACATAAGCTAGGAAGTGGTGCTATTAACATAATTCCTATTCACTCTGGACAAAGAGGAAAACTATTCTTACCATTTATAGACAGTGATCCAAAGAGTGCAGAAATAATATCTAAAATTGCTATTTTAGCAGAAGACAACAAACTTAAGGATCCAAGCATACTAGAGCAAATTGTATAA
- a CDS encoding YwqG family protein, with translation MKELEELIKKYELEEVKDYIYENIKNIIYLNLTEKDNYKFKGVSRVGGYPDVPENFQWPKNAEGKLLTFIAQLNLKEISFCDENALLPRKGMIYFFMGIDEPAYDIEHKVIYIEENEKLNLMKPEKPTVLEEEHEQTFTPYKVNGRNSIEIPNYAYVDYDILEDSDAFFSLEEDIRFENTGDNCVGKVYGYPERQHDDAELEAALKIIAKHQYNYRESEKEILIKALGGNKEKAEQEIHDMVMLLEIDSNDKIGFSWWDSGVIHFFIRKEDLKNKNFDNTYLSLYSS, from the coding sequence TTGAAAGAATTAGAAGAACTAATAAAGAAATATGAATTAGAAGAAGTTAAAGATTACATATATGAAAACATTAAAAATATTATTTATTTAAATCTCACTGAAAAAGATAATTACAAGTTTAAAGGAGTATCAAGAGTAGGTGGTTATCCAGATGTTCCAGAGAACTTTCAGTGGCCTAAAAATGCAGAAGGAAAGCTTTTGACTTTTATAGCACAATTAAATCTAAAAGAAATTAGTTTTTGTGATGAAAATGCTCTTTTACCTAGAAAGGGAATGATTTATTTCTTCATGGGGATAGATGAACCAGCATATGATATTGAGCATAAAGTTATTTATATTGAGGAAAATGAGAAACTTAATCTTATGAAACCAGAAAAGCCAACAGTGTTAGAAGAAGAACATGAGCAAACATTTACTCCATATAAAGTAAATGGCAGAAATTCAATTGAAATACCTAATTATGCATATGTAGATTATGATATTCTAGAAGATTCGGATGCATTTTTTTCATTAGAAGAGGATATAAGATTTGAAAATACTGGTGATAATTGTGTTGGAAAAGTTTATGGATATCCAGAAAGACAGCATGATGATGCTGAGCTTGAAGCTGCATTAAAAATAATAGCTAAGCACCAATATAATTATAGAGAAAGTGAAAAAGAAATCTTAATTAAAGCCTTAGGTGGTAATAAAGAAAAGGCTGAGCAAGAAATACATGATATGGTAATGCTACTTGAAATAGATTCTAATGATAAAATTGGTTTTTCATGGTGGGATTCAGGAGTAATACATTTCTTCATTAGGAAGGAAGATTTGAAAAATAAGAATTTTGATAACACATATTTATCTTTATATTCAAGTTGA
- a CDS encoding lactate utilization protein, translated as MDNNVEWYLKKRVDRTLESLKNNNMKGYYIEKREQLFEILKNLIIEKSIIGIGDSITLSETGVIDFLREGNYEFLDKYRDGITSEEKKQIYIQNFSADTFICSTNALTENGELYNIDGNGSRVAPMIYGPKQVIIVVGINKIVKNIEEAEKRVRNYAAPIDAKRLDKDTPCTKLGYCVDCKSPNRICNHFISIRGQFVKDRIKVIIGEELGY; from the coding sequence TTGGATAATAATGTTGAATGGTATTTGAAAAAAAGAGTTGATAGAACCTTGGAAAGTTTAAAGAATAACAATATGAAAGGATATTATATAGAGAAAAGAGAGCAGTTATTTGAAATATTAAAAAATTTGATAATAGAAAAATCAATTATTGGCATAGGAGATTCAATAACACTATCTGAAACTGGAGTAATAGATTTTCTTAGAGAAGGCAATTACGAATTTTTAGATAAATATAGAGATGGTATTACAAGTGAAGAAAAAAAGCAGATTTATATTCAAAACTTTTCTGCTGATACTTTTATATGTAGTACAAATGCTTTAACTGAAAATGGAGAGCTTTATAATATTGATGGAAATGGGAGTAGAGTGGCACCAATGATTTATGGTCCTAAACAAGTGATTATAGTAGTTGGGATAAATAAAATTGTTAAAAACATAGAGGAAGCAGAGAAAAGAGTAAGAAATTATGCGGCACCGATTGATGCAAAGAGACTAGACAAAGATACACCTTGCACTAAATTAGGTTATTGTGTAGATTGCAAGAGTCCAAATAGAATATGCAATCATTTTATATCAATTAGAGGTCAATTTGTTAAAGATAGAATAAAAGTTATTATAGGAGAAGAACTAGGATATTAA
- a CDS encoding nuclear transport factor 2 family protein — protein sequence MNTEEIVQKQLEFYNDHDLESFISTYHDEIEIYNLMNNSIMIRGKEQLKNSYRERFEVLNVYANIQNRIVIGNKVIDHEYVTGLEEDKIKKAVAIYEVENNLIKRVWFVFE from the coding sequence ATGAATACAGAAGAAATAGTTCAAAAGCAGTTAGAGTTTTATAATGACCACGACTTAGAAAGTTTTATATCAACTTACCATGATGAGATTGAAATTTATAACTTGATGAATAATTCGATTATGATACGAGGCAAAGAACAGTTAAAAAACAGTTATAGAGAAAGATTTGAAGTGTTAAATGTATATGCAAACATTCAAAATCGAATTGTTATAGGAAATAAAGTAATTGATCATGAATATGTTACTGGATTAGAAGAAGACAAGATAAAAAAAGCTGTTGCAATATATGAAGTAGAAAATAATCTAATTAAAAGAGTTTGGTTTGTTTTTGAATAA
- a CDS encoding DUF6097 family protein, whose product MGLGKILHEALEFSNELDILHKHITKNNLQVQKSDSFEKQCFLLERYMGEEHFQSIHKKMNIVNIMSGVFAFPVLLIILMVYVYAKWIDKKFDVFGFFLNNPALYIVPAVLIAVTIIFAIYHSILRNNLYYKIYPKLKEKLRVEDVTFE is encoded by the coding sequence GTGGGCTTAGGGAAAATTTTGCATGAAGCTTTGGAATTTAGTAATGAATTAGATATTTTACATAAACATATTACTAAGAACAATCTTCAAGTTCAAAAAAGTGATTCCTTTGAAAAACAATGCTTTTTATTAGAACGCTATATGGGTGAGGAGCACTTTCAATCTATTCATAAAAAAATGAATATTGTAAATATTATGTCAGGAGTTTTTGCATTTCCTGTTCTTCTTATAATTTTGATGGTTTACGTATATGCGAAGTGGATTGATAAAAAATTTGACGTGTTCGGGTTCTTTCTAAATAATCCTGCACTATATATAGTACCTGCTGTTTTAATTGCTGTTACCATAATCTTTGCTATTTATCATTCTATATTGCGTAATAATCTTTACTATAAGATTTATCCTAAACTGAAAGAAAAGCTTAGGGTAGAAGACGTGACCTTTGAGTAA
- a CDS encoding DUF4272 domain-containing protein gives MKKKCTSTLDLGIVFERHRGLYWLIGKGTDNDDWDFVSTDTY, from the coding sequence ATGAAGAAAAAATGCACCAGCACATTAGATTTAGGTATCGTATTTGAGCGTCATCGCGGATTATATTGGCTTATTGGAAAGGGAACAGATAATGATGATTGGGATTTTGTATCAACAGATACATATTAG